Below is a window of Plasmodium brasilianum strain Bolivian I chromosome 14, whole genome shotgun sequence DNA.
CATCCAAATAAAAGTGAAGAtcttgtaaaaataaaacataaatgtgAAGCGTTTATGAAAGAGtggaaaatagaaaaatctATGGACGCAAAAGATTTTCTTCAAAAATTTAAGGTGTTCTTTTTTGACTGTGATGGCGTATTGTGGAGAGGAAATGAAGTTATAAAAGGAGCAGTAGAAGTTATTGAAAAGTTAttgaaagaaaataaaaaggtttattttattacaaataaCTCAACAAAATCAAGAGCTACGTTATTAGATAAATTTCATAAGTTAGGTTTTACTAATGttaagaaagaaaatattctttGTACATCATATGCGATtgctaaatattttattgaaaaagaagaatatgcaactggtaaaaaaaaaatttatgtaatagGAGAAAAAGGGATATGCGATGAATTAGATTCATATAACCTTTCATGGTTAGGTAGCtataatgatgatgataaaaaagtaattataaaagaTGACTTAGAAATAAAtgtagataaaaatattggaGCAGTTGTAGTTGCAAttgattttaatataaattattataaaattcaatatgcacatttatgtattaatgaTTTAGATGCTGAATTCATTGTATCTAATAAAGATGCTACTGCAAATTTTACGTCAAAACAAAAATGGGCAGGTACAGGTTCTGTCGTTGCATCTATAGAAGCTGTGTCTCTTAAGAAGCCTCTAATATTAGGAAAACCAAATTTGTTTATGATTGAAACGGTGTTGAAAGATTTGAATGTACATTCATCACAAATTGTTATGGTAGGTGATAGACTGGATACTGATATCCATTTTGCTCAAAACTGTAAAATCAAATCTATTCTTGTTTCCACAGGAGTAACTGATTCGAACATTTATTTGAACCATAATAACTTAAATATCCAGCCTGACTATTTTATGAAGTCTATTTCGGAATTTTTATAACTGTGTGAAATTCGttagttattaaaaaaaaggggtccatatatacgtacatatatatatatatatatatatatacgcgtACACCATgtacacatgcatatacccatatgtatatatgtatgtgttgaACTCACAATGctacattttatttactgCAAAAATAGGAATGCAATTTCTTCATCATTCAAAATAGgcacataaataaatacgcATGTATATGCGCATGTATAGTTTTGTAAATCTTGCATACTGGTAATATGTTGCTCATTTTAGTTTtgtcaaaaataatatatatatcacaataaataattatatttttttttttcccccatATTTTCCGATgcgaacaaaaaaatattagaagGAAGTAATGATCAagtcatatattttattttatttattttttttttttaactactTTTTTGCTATGTTTATACCACATGCTTGCAATATTCGTTCGACTTCATAGCttctgttttattatttttttatttttcacttGTCTATTTATCGtctgttatatttttgtcGTCTAAGCCTCCTTGACTATGAACCagtttttttaatgtatcaTTAAGCTCTTCAAATTTTTTCGTTAGTTTTTGATTTTCTTGTCGAAGAAACGTATTCTCCCGTTTTAAATCATCTATGGATacatctataaaaaaaagtatataattaaaagtcAGGACATGACAAAATAGTAGTAGTGAAGTAGTGATGACAAAGCTGTAATAACTAAGTAATAATGGCCAAACAGCGATTTATAGGGTTAGATTAATTATGATAAGCAAGAATATGTGATAAAATACATAagcaataaaaattattcatatagtTTCCTATGTCTTATAAACAAGAACAGTTAGTTATGGTATATGAAAagttatttgttatatagaaaaagaattaaCCAGAATAGCTTAACATTTAGAACATACTGCTCATATacctatttttatatatgtacacatatctaataaaatatattttggacatacgaaaaaaaaaaaaaaaaaaagaggtaaATGAATACATGATTACTTACCCACTGCTGCGTTATACAAATGTTCACGTATGAATTTAATGGCATCATTaggtttttctttttcttcaaataattttaaaagaacacGGCTTATATGATTTATTACTTCATGTTCCTCTAAATATCTGATAAAATCATCTTTTATATGGTTTATACCTTCAGGAGCGCTCATTTCTATACTTCTTCTGtatttgttataaataaaaatatactctgcctattttacaaatatataatttaattattaaaaacacTTTATGTTTTTTCGTTAAATACTACATTTCcaaaagcaaaaaaagtaaaggtAAAAAATTTCTCTTAGTTCACATTACTGTAGGAACATTTGAAAATTATGtcaacattttaaataatattgcgtatgtaaataattacGGAAATACgttaaaatgttattaatgttaatatgaaaaaaaaaaaaaaaaaaaaaattagacaagttttcaattttttttttgcaaaaaatataGCTGAACAGAATATCTGCTTAGCACAAACTAGACATGAATagaatttaaaatgtaaagcGAAAATTAAGCAGCAAACTGACGTAGCGCTTTATTCGTTCTTGCACATTTTTTGCTTcgatttattatatttatttacaaagAGGGAGAGggtgtgaaaaaaaaagaagaaaaagaggagaaaaaaaaagggaaagtaaaacaatatgtataataagtGTAACACGTGTAATAAGTCTAATAAGTGTAATAAGTCTAATAAGTGTAATAAGTCTAATAAGTGTAATAAGTCTAATAagtgtaataaatataacgtACAGTTTTGACAGGGGTGGGAATACTCTGACTCAACGTTTCTTaactttttttgaaattctAATTAATcctatatacacatgtatgaTGACTCATTGTTTAATTACGCACACTACTGGAGAGAAAGGAAGTGGTAtcaaaaacaataatattttttcaatattcattttaaatatactttttccGAAGATTTCTTGGTTTACCTATTTTATcgatttttttctttttttcacattaatggtttgtattttatttgtttttcctctaatgtattttttttttcttttttttttcttcatttttcagGTGTTCCGTCTACATTAACTGGCTGCCAGCAAGAACCCAACAGTTCAACCTCTTCATGTGCCTCTTTAGATTTATGTTCACCATTTAAgctattaaatattttaattcttgAAGATCTTCTTCTTACTACTTTTGATAATATGGTAAGAACCCTGTTAGTAATTGTTTCCGTCATTTTAATAggttttttgttcatataaaaagatGCTGTTACATTACTGATTATTACATTATCTAATTTCAACGAATTAATTATGAATTTTAGATTCTGGTTTATCATATTTCCTTTTAGAAAATGAAATGTAACTAAAACCCATTCTTCAATGGGGTTCTCTCTAAGGACAGTTAGGTTAATTGTTTCAAGAATTAGAAAAGCTTCTATGAAATctattgttttaattttatagatgcttattaattttaatacaaaTTTCAATAAATCgtcaaaattttctttttcttccttttttgttttttcttgaatgtgttctattaaaaaattcacaAATCCTGAAGCACATCTGTATTCATCaaaattttgctttttttgtaccaatacatttaatttgtatttttcacTTAAAACGTCTTTATCCTTAAGTATTTTTAGCTCCATCGGTAGTGTCTTGGacataatttgtttttccattttttgcaCCTTTTGTAAGTTTGGAATTTTTTGGTTTTTATCTATcattccttcttttttaatatttatcttGTTATTCACCTTTTCTTCcgcattttttaattttttattttttctttccgcACTTGAATATTTACTGTATGTGTCaatatcaaaatttttttttttttttttatatgttttacttTTCATCCTAGCGCTTCTTCTAACAGTTTGGTTCATCATATCGATATTGTTTTGATGTTCTTTTTTCACAATACAAAGTTtactttcttctttttcatttttcaagtatatactgttatttttattttcattttcagaTGAAGAACTCATGTTTTTATTAGATTTCCTACTTCCTGATTCTTGCATATgttgaataaaattttgttcaCAATTattctccattttttttattggaacagatctattttttttttttttcattttttctatttctgtAAACGCTTCATCATTATCTACTTTTTCCTTTGTTGTTCTAATGTTCTCTAAATTTTCCTTAAAACAGTTATGAGGTGTACTTTTACTTGATGCCTTTTTGCtttctttgttttcttttgtatatgtatctTTATGTAAATTCACTTGACTGCCGTATttatttaccattttttctattaacaTTTCGGAGTTATTCATATTTGtcatattatattcattttttgaattttgtagatatgcatatataatgtctttaatttctttattatttttgtaccCATtcaatttatcttttttttttttttttttttttttaaattcttctTCGGTCTCTTTTTTGTGTACGAATGCACTAGATTCTTCTTCGCCTCCAGACATGTATGTAGCAGTAATAGCAGAAGTAGTAGTACCATTGgcagcagtagtagtagtaccATTGGCagcagcagtagtagtacCATTGgcagcagtagtagtagtaccATTGgcagcagtagtagtagtaccATTGGCagcagcagtagtagtacCATTGGCagcagcagtagtagtagtagttcttttcattttattgcGTTCTTTTTCCCCCTCTCTAACTTCTGCCCATGCATTGTAAGTAACTGAAGGTGCATGCGTGTATTCGTTATATTTGTTGAACTGTAATTTTTGTTCACCCCTATTCGTAATACTGTTAAATGATTCTAACATTGTTTGTTTGTTACTTTTATAATTCGTTTtattgatattatttttttgtattttttctctCCATATGTTGTAATAATCAAGGTTATCATCCGTTAATAAAAACATGTCATCACAATATTcactttttgttttcattgttttattttcctttcgcttacatttatttattgataTATCTTCGAATGTTCTATAAGAGTTGCGTAATGGGATGATATTATTAACAGGAGGACATATTCCacaatattcatatttatttgaattcgtgtaattttcattactacagtttattttttctaaaggatgaaaagaataattttcgTACGTATACTCTGATAAGCATGTACAATCATCTAACTGTTGTTTCTGCATTAATGGTTTTCCATTATCACAATTTTTTAAGAGGCTTGAGCACGATGAGTAATTATCTgcatttctatttttttctctaccTCCTTCTTCTTGTTGTtgttcttcttcttcttcatatatttcgTTTCTTCCGATTCTCGACGGTCGCTCAAGTGAATGTTCTAATGACCTTTTGAATGACGGTCCAAGTTGTCGCTCTAGTGGCCGTTCTAGTAAATGCTCAAAAGAATggttataaaattttttttttttttttttcgaatttCCCTCCTTGCACCATTTCTAAAGAGGAGTAATTTATACGGTCACTTCCACCGTTCAAGTGATTAGTATCAATCTTATTAAATCTATTATTATTCACACAGATATTCATATTACCATTAATTATATCACAAGCAGTGTTAGTAGTgatactattactattgtaACTGCTAAAATGTTTTTGCTCCGGTACACTATAAAACATCATActgtttttattactttgtctttcccttttattatcttttttggatattttttctcttgataaacaaaaatttttttcatttttcaaatgtCCTAAAGATAAGGAAGTTTCTCTTTTTGCTTTTAACAAACTTTCCATAttagaattataaaataatttattttttggaatCTTTTTAGATTTAtcaaaatttacaaaattgcTGTGTATTTGATCACTTGCCATTATGTCCTTAATTTGAAATGTGTCATTAGAGTTGTTGTTTTTGCTTTCGTAATAACTACCAGTGCTTGGAACCCTACAAATGTTGCCATCGCCGTTGTTACTGCTATGACTGCTGCTATGACTGCTACTATGATTGCTGTTATGATTGCTGTTATGATTGCTGCTATGATTGCTGCTATAATTGCTGTTATGATTGCTGTTATGATTGCTGCTATGATTGCTGCTATGATTAGTTCTATTGTTGCTACTATCGATGCACATGCCAAGATTATGCATGTGCCTTTCGCATGGGTATAGAGGCATATTTATTGCTCCATATGCTGGTACTACTGCCGTTTCTTCTATGAGAACATTTTGGTTACTTCCGTTTCTGTTTCGGCTGAAGGAGGTGCTACTATCTAGCGTATGACTAGAACTGGAATAGGTGTCATATATGGGAAGCTTCCTCGACCTTTCAATTTCGCGTTTTGATAAATTTCGACTATTTATGTTGGTACATGTTGTAGCTATGTTCGCGCTATTTTCTAAATTGTTAACTTCCCTATTGATAGACATATTTCTGTCAAGCgaatcaaatatattttcataatttttcaaaagagtgttttcatcatattttgttaatattaaattagaaGACTGAGCATATGCGTAATTTAGTTTATTTGGGGAGATgaaattattcatttgttttctttGCATAgaatttatttccttttctttatctTCATAATTCTCACAAtcatttacataatatttatattcctttcgtgaattataaaaattatttctatgtccgcttttttttttatttggtttTGTTATAATATCATTGTAATGATCAGCCATTAATTCATTTGTCATATTTGTAGTATTTTCCTCctcctttttaatatataacttttcCTCTTTAAAAATTGCCTTATTATAGTttgttttttccatattttgaTTGATAGCTCTTTCTTCATCACTTTGAAGACTGTTCCATTTTGATTTATAATCGCCTGCAGTGGTATTATTAACAGTAATGTTGTTACTTTTTTCTCCTTTAGTTCTTGTACAAACATTGCTAAAAACAATATTtgtagaattatttttattccccTTTTTATAATCTCTATTTGTAATGTAACTATCCTTCTTATGTTTATTAAAGGTATTTCTATTCTCATCAAATGGTAtagtatttttgtttatgttATTACCACGAGTGAATAATGCTCTTTCGTGTGAGCAGATATTATGGGTggtattgttattattgcttaaatatttttgtctGTCTTCATTGTAAATTATTGGAGctatattattactgttactgcCTTCCATGTATGCACTACTCTTATTTTCGTATTTGTTCATTAATTCATTTAGGTCATAATATTCTTCAAGATCGTTTTTCCTTCTCCTTGAAAAAAACTccttattactactactactgttaCTACTACTTCTACCTATACTTCCActattaccattattattactattactactattactattactactattactattactactattaatattactactattaatattactactattaatactactactattaatattactactattaatattactactattacttcTGTTACTACTATCATTCCTGTTGCTTGCATTTAATACAGTTTTGTTATATATCCCTTTGTTACTATTTATCATCTGTGCACAATGAGTCATCATTTTGCTAGCTCCTTTGTTGTAACGGTTTTCTTGGTGTACTTCTTGATCAGCTTTAATACAATGACTGTTTTCGCTGCTACCATTTGCGCTACATTCATCAGTAGTacccttttttaataattttgcaTTTGATATACCATCCTCCATAcaatttaactttttttctaatgaaatagcattatattcatttgccttgttatttattaattcgCTTAACTTCTCCTTTTCagttttctttttcgtttGCACTTTACTCTTTTTAAAGGTAGAACAATCATAACTGTCTGAACTTAACTTAGAAATACTTCTTTTATTGCCCCTTTCctctttattattagtatCACTTTTAAGGTGTTTACTATTACAACAATAGGCATATATAAAACAGCATAGCCCACATGTCAGCGACGCCAATATGCCTTGCACAGTAAACAAAAATACCGAGGTGTTACTATGagtcatttatttaaaaaataaaataaaaaagataaaataaaatataataaaatttcacgtttgaaaaattaaaaaaagaattacaaGACAATTATGCTTTAACTACAGCATAATTACAAAAGTGTAATGagaaacaattttttacaaataccCTAGacaaaaaatttactaattataaaaatactcTGTGTTCATGTAACAAAAACACAGATTACAGTAATAACATgccaaaataaaaaaaataaaaaaaatacaaacatacatgcatacgtacatacatatatacatacatatatacatatatatatcattaattgTTTACGCATTACtcattatacataaaatttcttaagataaaaataaatgaatgttAAAAAGTTTTTCTTGACTACAAAAAGAAAGCAAGCAAACAAACATGTGCCTACAACATATCATAAAATTGAATatacaaaggaaaaaaaaaaaaaaaaaaaaagtatttttaaataatacgttaaaacaataaaaaaatgaggttaatttaaaaatatttatgagtatatacatataagtacgtaaatgtatacatatatgtacatttgttTACCTGATTTTCCGTGTTTTATAaccttttacatttttatgtgCTGGtgcaataaattttatgacaaaacatttttttggACCTCATCCCCCTTATTATAGAGAATTTTGAGATATTTTCACTTATGAgtaatttcatttaattgtCTTAGAGTCCTTGATAGacataccaaaaaaaaatttttttaattttttcttacgCAAATATTTCCAAGTAGAAGAAGAGCATTTAATGtataatagatatataaaaaatatgtacatgcatatatattcagTATAACCATGTACATACATTATGACGTCACCTGCTAAATTTCtccattatttattttatacaacaaatatttggaaaaaataaaaaaaaataacaatttttatagGGAATAagatacaaatataatagtaCTAGAAATAAGATTTAATGTGTTAAAGCCAATTATGCCAAAAgttgtgaaaaaaaattttaaatgcaTTTCTTTCTTCtcattttatgaaataataaacatgTAAATGTTTTTCTAATAATACCGAAAATTTACATTAAACAAATGATAAGTTGTTAATTTAAAagtatgataaaaaatatgaggacataagaaaagataagaaaaaaatgggaaaaagtaaaaaaaaaaaggaaaaactgctaaaaaataacaaaagtggaaaagatgaaaaaatggaaaaaggaGAAATCTCTTGAACTGTTCACAAGTTTGCTTGATCATTCTATCATACCTTGATATTTACCTTTATTGCaaccttttattttattatttttttttttattttcttttttttatttattttttttattttattttttttttttttgtggacGTAATAAAACGTTAGCCTCTCTCTGGTTTGGagcataaaataatagaatattaCTTTATGGAGTAGTTTGTTATAAGTTTATTTCTTGTTCTATATTTGCTCCTACGTGctgataaaataattctttatcCTATAGAATTAacgtatatacacataaatatgtatatgaatatatgaacatacatatatatattatattattatatatatatatatatatatatatatatatatatatttacataaatatgtataaatgaacaTATGTGTTTGTCTGGGCATTGTTACCATGGGTGGTCTATAGCTTCAATCACATTCAGCCTTTTCGATGGGTTAATTTGTAATAGTGACTGAATAAAATTCTTAGCTTCTGGCGATATGTTAAACCAATATCTTTCGTGGAATGTcactttttcctttaaaaaaaaaatacattgatgcgaatatgtatacatgatCACCCcccacacacacacacacacgcatatacatacctAATACACATAGATATACAAACATGTATTATACACACGCATGTAACATTCTGAACGTTCGCTATTATTGCGTACTGGCAGATATTACATTtcgataaaaaatatatataataacttcTAACAACTTAGCGCAAATACtttagtaataaaataaaaaaaaataaaaataatttcgtAAATCcgattttattttccttcttcACCTCAAATTTAGAACAAGGATAAAAGGGTTTGTATCCTCCTAGGAGGACGTAGATAATTATTCCTAATGCCCACATATCTATTTTGTTATTGAAATTGCATTCCTtcacaaattaaaaaaaaaaaaagagagaaaaagaaaaaatgtggATCCATTTtcaaatgatataaatgaatacaaTTTCGTTATTTGCAAAAAAGGCTAATGAgcattattttcaatattgcaatttttttattttatgtaaaattttaaaacaaactTGAAACAACTCAGGAGCAATAAAACCATAACTTCCTTTAATTCCTCTGTAAGGATAAAATTGATCAAATGCACACTTTACTGATAATCCGAAGTCTCCTATTTTTATGATACTTTTAAAAGTATTACTGTTTGGACTATTTGctgtattttcatttatcgAACTAACCAATTTCTTAAAGTTTAGTTTTTTACACATAGTACTATGATGTGGCATTTCTAGATCCGATAAAACATCAGAATCATGTAAGATTGATTCTTCTATCTGAAAGAGCAATATGTTCTGTGGTTTAATATCACAGTGTATTATTCCTTTAATATGAAGATAGTATAaagcaaataaaatttggcttacaattattttaacttctttttcttgtaatatattgaaacctacatatgaatataaatccCCAATGGAAGAATATTCTAAAAACACCCAAATATCATTCTCATCTTCTGCACTTAATAtcatttgtaaaatattactatgttttaattttttatgtatttctatttcttctCTTAGTTCATCAAtatccctttttttatagtataatcttttatgttttattttaagaaccaaatgaaatattttgtattcaTCACTGCTATTGCTTCTATCAAGGTAGAGGCTATCGCTATACCCATCATCAATGCGATAATCATTCATATTACCATTTCCACCGACTTGACTATTTGCATCTACATGGCTACTTGCACCGACATAGTTGCTTGTATCAGCATTGTTGCTTCCATTTGAATTGTTATTACTTGAATGATTATCTTTACCACCATGCCAACTATAGTCATCCTTGTAGTCTCCCTTGTCGTCTTCATTTGTTCTTTCATTatcatttgtaaaaaaattagccaTTCCTATATACTCATAATTACAAATTTCTGCTTCACTCGCACGGTTGTCGCTTTGCTTCCTACCATTTCTGTAACAACCTAACATTCTTTCTGTGTATGATATTTCTTTAGttgaagaaatatttatactgTTCTCTGTTTTTATGCTGCAGCTATCTAAGTCTGTTTTGTTTGCTtcatctatttttatattccaaCTTactatatcattatttatatactttacATAATTACAAAGAACCAAAGTTTTTCTACAGTCAATATTCCACTGACATAAACATAATGTACTTGATAACCCTTTTAACAAAACCCGgactattttaaaattacctAATTCGGGTActtttaattctttaatatGCTCATACGAATTTATTCTCTTTAATGAATCCGTTTCGCATTTcctcttttcattttttatattcgaAATTGTGTcagaaataaatgaaaaaggcGTTTTTTTCAAAGGCATGCTCTGTACTTGTAATGcgttacatatacatatatacacacgagaaaaaaaaaaaaaaaaaatatatatatatatatatatatatacataaataggaaaaaagaagtaaaataaataggagcaaaataaatggaaataaaagaaaagaaagcaaaatataacaaaatgaagtaaaaaaataacaaaatataacaaagttaaaaataaagatcgaaatataacaaaaataattttaaaaatatatacgaaattaacaaaaagaaggaaaacaaaaatactACGGTATTATATAGACAGACATGAACAAACTAAACTACAACTACAGCTAAAACGAAATttcaaatgtaaaaaaatataaattagtctttaaaatattcattaaaagtgttatacaataaaagattttttaaatgtaaaatagaaaaaaaaaaaaaaaaaaagatagtgcattaatatatttacgtatgcacaaatacatgtatgtacataaatttttattttaaaataatatcatttaCGTTATTTCGTAAATGTAACAACATCGTACATAAGGGAGATTAACTCaaaacaatataattaattcacGTTCACAGTTATTCATTCATAAGAGGTAAACTCTTACTGAATGTCTTATATCTACgagttattaatttttcttttgcgttttttttttttttttagtttatcttatgaaaacaaaatttttcttattctttCAAACACGAGCGTAGTTGCTGACTACAGCATTTTTGCGcttaaaaggaaatattcgtgaatgtatatatatatccccACGCATATATacccacatatatatgtatatcccCACGCATATATacccacatatatatgtataaccacacacatatataccaacatatatatatatatatatatacgcataaatacccacatatatatatatgtatacacatataaggATGAATTAATTTAATCGTCCTCTTTCTGTGCATGCttaaaatacttttatataaaactaaaataCAATGGaaacaatttaaaatataccaattttttttatctgcaaaaaaaaaaaaaaaaaatgcacacTTGAAGTGTATATCATTTAAGTAACCCTTCAATCGTttagggaaaaaaagaattttatttttaaataaagttagaaataataagcatgttattcaaaaaaaaaaaaaaataaaaaaaaaataacacaGTATAGCGCAAAATAGAACAAAGGACCACAAAATAGCACATCATAACATATAGGTGCACAAAATGATACAAAGTAACGCAATATTACGAGAGAAATAAAGTCTATATAGTGATAATAGGAAAAATGAAGACTAAgctaaaatttaaaaagttacTCGAAAAAGAAAGACATAAGATAAAGACgacaacaaaaaattaatattcatCGTATGGTGAAAAGAGCTCCTCCGATCCATCAACTGTTAATGAATTTATTCCATCcatattttccatatttgtCTAAAAggtttaaaaagaatt
It encodes the following:
- a CDS encoding calcium-dependent protein kinase 3; the encoded protein is MPLKKTPFSFISDTISNIKNEKRKCETDSLKRINSYEHIKELKVPELGNFKIVRVLLKGLSSTLCLCQWNIDCRKTLVLCNYVKYINNDIVSWNIKIDEANKTDLDSCSIKTENSINISSTKEISYTERMLGCYRNGRKQSDNRASEAEICNYEYIGMANFFTNDNERTNEDDKGDYKDDYSWHGGKDNHSSNNNSNGSNNADTSNYVGASSHVDANSQVGGNGNMNDYRIDDGYSDSLYLDRSNSSDEYKIFHLVLKIKHKRLYYKKRDIDELREEIEIHKKLKHSNILQMILSAEDENDIWVFLEYSSIGDLYSYVGFNILQEKEVKIIVSQILFALYYLHIKGIIHCDIKPQNILLFQIEESILHDSDVLSDLEMPHHSTMCKKLNFKKLVSSINENTANSPNSNTFKSIIKIGDFGLSVKCAFDQFYPYRGIKGSYGFIAPELFQECNFNNKIDMWALGIIIYVLLGGYKPFYPCSKFEEKVTFHERYWFNISPEAKNFIQSLLQINPSKRLNVIEAIDHPW